Proteins found in one Sorghum bicolor cultivar BTx623 chromosome 1, Sorghum_bicolor_NCBIv3, whole genome shotgun sequence genomic segment:
- the LOC8081557 gene encoding callose synthase 10, giving the protein MSSSRRRRGGGPERAAVNWERLVRAALKRDRDHLRVGGAPAAVGGQRLADAVPASLGRTTNIDQILQAADDIGDEDPNVARILCEQAYTMAQNLDPSSEGRGVLQFKTGLASVIKQKLAKKDGAPIDRQNDIQVLWNFYLEYKSRRRVDDMQREQERLRESGTFSTEMGNRAREMKKVFATLRALLDVLENLVGQSPTDRLHRQILEEIKKIKRSDAALRGELMPYNIVPLDAPSSVANIIGFFPEVRAATAAIQNCEDLPRFPFDTPQLRQKDIFDLLQYVFGFQEDNIRNQRENVVLMLANAQSRLSLLIGSEPKIDEMAVTEVFCKVLDNYIKWCRYLGKRVAWTSLEAVNKNRKIILVALYFLIWGEAANVRFLPECICYIFHNMAKELDGILDSSDAETAKSCTSDGSTSFLERIITPIYDTMAAEAENNKNGKAAHSAWRNYDDFNEYFWSRSCFELGWPPAEGSKFLHKPAKRKRTGKTNFVEHRTFLHLYRSFHRLWIFLLLMFQLLAIIAFHHGKMDIDTIKILLSAGPAFFVLNFIECCLDVILMFGAYKTARGFAISRLVIRFLWLTAVSTFVTYLYVKVLEEKNARNSDSTYFRIYCLVLGGYAAVRIMFALMAKIPACHRLSSFSDRSQFFQFFKWIYQERYYVGRGLYESISDYARYVIFWVVILACKFTFAYFLQIKPLVEPTIIIVQLHDLKYSWHDLVSRGNKNALTILSLWAPVLAIYLMDIHIWYTLLSALVGGVMGARDRLGEIRSIEMLHKRFESFPEAFAKNLSPPRISNRPIAQDSEITTKMYASIFSPFWNEIVKSLREEDYISNREMDLLMMPSNCGNLRLVQWPLFLLTSKIMLANDYASDCKDSQYELWDRISKDEYMAYAVKECYYSTEKILHSLVDAEGQRWVERLFRDLNDSIAQGSLLVTINLKKLQLVQSRLTGLTGLLIRDETAGRAAGVTKALLELYEVVTHEFLAPNLREQFDTWQLLLRARNDGRLFSKIFWPKDPEMKEQVKRLHLLLTVKDSAANIPKNLEARRRLQFFTNSLFMDMPTAKPVSEMIPFSVFTPYYSETVLYSMSELCVENEDGISILFYLQKIYPDEWANFLERIGRGESSEDDFKDSPSDTLELRFWVSYRGQTLARTVRGMMYYRRALMLQSYLEKRYLGGIEDGNSAAEYIDTQGYELSPDARAQADIKFTYVVSCQIYGQQKQMKKQEAADIALLLQRNEALRVAFIHEEENISRDGKATTKEYYSKLVKADVHGKDQEIYCIKLPGNPKLGEGKPENQNHAIIFTRGDAVQTIDMNQDNYLEEAMKMRNLLEEFRNVHGNHGIRKPTILGVREHVFTGSVSSLASFMSKQETSFVTLGQRVLAYLKVRMHYGHPDVFDRIFHITRGGISKASRVINISEDIYAGFNSTLRQGNITHHEYIQVGKGRDVGLNQIALFEGKVAGGNGEQVLSRDVYRLGQLFDFFRMLTFFFTTVGYYVCTMMTVLTVYIFLYGRVYLALSGLDYSISRQARFLGNTALDAALNAQFLVQIGIFTAVPMIMGFILELGLMKAIFSFITMQLQFCSVFFTFSLGTRTHYFGRTILHGGAKYKATGRGFVVRHIKFAENYRLYSRSHFVKALEVALLLIVYISYGYTKGGSSSFILITISSWFLVMSWLFAPYIFNPSGFEWQKTVEDFDDWTNWLLYKGGVGVKGDSSWESWWDEEQEHIQTFRGRILETILSLRFLIFQYGIVYKLKITDHNTSLAVYGFSWIVLVVMVLLFKLFTATPNKSTALPTFIRFLQGVLAIGIIAGIVLLIVLTSFTIADLFASALAFIATGWCILCLAVTWKKVVKTLRLWDSVREIARMYDAGMGAIIFVPIVFFSWFPFVSTFQSRFLFNQAFSRGLEISLILAGNKANQQT; this is encoded by the exons ATGTCGTCGTCCAGGCGCCGGAGGGGCGGGGGCCCCGAGCGGGCGGCGGTCAACTGGGAGCGCCTCGTGCGGGCCGCGCTCAAGCGGGACCGAGACCACCTCCGCGTGGGGGGAGCCCCGGCCGCCGTGGGAGGGCAGAGGCTCGCCGACGCCGTGCCGGCCTCGCTGGGTCGGACCACCAACATAGACCAGATCCTGCAGGCCGCCGACGACATCGGGGACGAGGACCCCAACGTCGCCCGGATCC TTTGTGAACAAGCGTACACGATGGCCCAGAATCTGGATCCCAGCAGTGAAGGTAGAGGGGTTCTTCAGTTCAAGACAGGTTTGGCATCTGTAATTAAG CAAAAACTTGCTAAAAAGGACGGGGCTCCGATAGACCGACAGAATGACATTCAAGTCCTGTGGAACTTTTATCTTGAATACAAGAGTCGTCGTCGGGTTGATGATATGCAACGTGAGCAGGAGAGACTGAGGGAGTCAGGAACCTTTAGTACAGA GATGGGAAATAGGGCAAGGGAAATGAAGAAAGTTTTTGCTACATTGAGGGCTTTGCTTGATGTTCTGGAAAATCTTGTTGGCCAGTCACCAACTGATAGACTTCATAGACAAATTCTGGAGGAG ataaagaaaataaaaagatctGATGCAGCCTTGAGAGGTGAACTTATGCCATACAACATTGTTCCCCTTGATGCACCATCTTCAGTGGCAAATATTATTGGGTTTTTCCCTGAG GTCAGGGCTGCAACAGCAGCAATTCAGAACTGTGAGGACCTGCCACGATTCCCTTTTGATACACCCCAGCTAAGACAAAAAGACATTTTCGACCTTTTGCAATATGTTTTTGGCTTCCAG GAAGATAATATTCGGAACCAGCGTGAAAATGTTGTACTTATGTTAGCCAATGCTCAATCCCGGCTAAGCCTGCTAATTGGGTCAGAACCT AAAATTGATGAGATGGCTGTCACTGAAGTTTTTTGCAAAGTACTGGACAACTACATAAAATGGTGTAGGTACTTGGGCAAGCGTGTTGCGTGGACCAG CCTTGAAGCAGTAAATAAGAACCGGAAAATCATATTGGTTGCCCTCTACTTTCTGATTTGGGGTGAAGCTGCGAATGTTCGTTTCCTCCCagaatgtatatgctatattttCCACAAT ATGGCAAAGGAACTTGATGGGATTCTTGATTCATCTGATGCTGAAACTGCAAAGAGTTGCACTAGTGACGGTTCCACCTCATTTCTCGAGAGAATAATTACTCCAATTTATGATACCATGGCAGCG GAGgctgaaaataataaaaatggaAAAGCTGCACATTCTGCTTGGAGGAATTATGATGACTTCAATGAATATTTCTG GTCACGCTCATGTTTTGAGCTTGGTTGGCCACCTGCTGAGGGTTCCAAATTTTTGCACAAGCCTGCTAAGAGGAAGCGT ACAGGAAAGACCAATTTTGTTGAACATCGCACTTTTCTGCATTTGTACCGCAGTTTCCACCGCTTGTGGATTTTCTTGCTATTAATGTTCCAG CTCTTAGCTATTAttgcctttcaccatgggaagaTGGACATTGACACCATTAAAATACTACTTAGCGCTGGGCCAGCCTTTTTCGTACTAAACTTCATTGAAT GCTGCTTGGATGTGATActcatgtttggtgcatataagACAGCAAGAGGTTTTGCCATCTCAAGATTAGTTATTCGATTTCTTTGGCTAACTGCAGTTTCAACATTTGTAACCTATCTCTATGT GAAAGtcctggaagagaaaaatgcaagGAATTCGGATTCAACTTATTTCCGAATTTATTGTCTTGTTCTTGGTGGTTATGCTGCTGTTCGAATCATGTTTGCACTGATGGCTAAGATCCCAGCTTGTCATAGGCTCTCAAGTTTCTCTGATCGGTCTCAGTTTTTCCAATTTTTCAAGTGGATATACCAG GAGCGATATTATGTTGGGCGGGGACTTTATGAGAGTATTAGTGATTATGCCAG ATATGTGATATTTTGGGTCGTCATACTTGCATGCAAATTTACTTTTGCATATTTTCTCCAG ATTAAGCCTTTAGTTGAACCAACCATAATTATTGTGCAACTCCATGATTTGAAGTATTCCTGGCATGATCTTGTATCAAGGG GGAACAAAAATGCTTTGACCATTCTGAGCCTATGGGCACCAGTCTTAGCT ATATACCTGATGGACATCCACATTTGGTACACTCTTTTATCAGCACTTGTTGGTGGCGTTATGGGTGCTAGAGATCGCCTTGGAGAG ATTCGGTCAATTGAAATGCTTCATAAACGTTTTGAGAGCTTTCCAGAAGCGTTTGCTAAAAACCTTTCCCCTCCAAG GATATCTAACAGACCCATTGCTCAG GATTCAGAAATTACTACCAAGATGTACGCCTCGATATTTTCCCCATTTTGGAATGAAATTGTCAAGAGCTTGCGTGAAGAGGACTATATCAGTAACAG GGAAATGGATTTGCTTATGATGCCAAGTAATTGTGGAAATTTAAGGCTTGTACAGTGGCCACTGTTTCTATTGACTAGCAAG ATCATGTTGGCAAATGACTATGCTTCTGACTGTAAAGACTCGCAGTATGAGCTATGGGATAGAATATCAAAAGATGAATACATGGCTTATGCCGTCAAGGAATGCTACTACAGCACTGAAAAAATTCTTCACTCCTTGGTCGATGCTGAAGGGCAGCGCTG GGTTGAAAGGCTTTTCCGAGATCTTAATGATAGTATAGCACAGGGTTCACTTTTAGTGACTATAAATCTGAAGAAGTTGCAGTTAGTCCAGTCTAGGTTGACGGGCTTGACAGGTCTTCTG ATACGCGACGAGACTGCTGGCCGTGCAGCTGGTGTTACAAAAGCTCTCCTTGAGCTCTACGAGGTTGTTACCCATGAATTTCTTGCACCGAATCTGAG GGAACAGTTTGACACGTGGCAACTGTTGTTAAGAGCCAGAAATGATGGACGCCTATTCTCTAAGATTTTCTGGccaaaggatccagaaatg AAAGAACAGGTTAAGCGTTTACACTTACTTCTGACTGTCAAGGACTCTGCTGCCAACATACCAAAAAATCTGGAAGCTCGGAGAAGATTACAATTTTTCACTAATTCTCTATTCATGGATATGCCAACAGCAAAGCCTGTATCTGAGATGATCCCTTTTAG TGTCTTTACCCCGTACTACAGTGAAACTGTTCTTTATAGCATGTCCGAGCTTTGTGTTGAGAATGAAGACGGCATTTCTATACTTTTCTACCTTCAGAAAATATATCCTG ATGAGTGGGCTAACTTCTTAGAACGAATTGGTCGTGGTGAATCATCAGAAGATGATTTTAAAGATAGTCCAAGTGACACCTTGGAACTCCGGTTTTGGGTATCCTATCGTGGCCAAACTTTGGCCAGGACAG TGCGTGGTATGATGTACTATAGAAGAGCTTTGATGTTACAAAGTTACCTGGAGAAGAGATACCTTGGGG GTATTGAAGATGGCAATTCTGCAGCAGAATATATTGACACTCAAGGCTATGAGTTATCTCCTGATGCACGGGCCCAAGCAGATATAAAATTTACTTATGTTGTTTCTTGCCAAATATATGGACAACAGAAGCAAATGAAAAAACAAGAGGCTGCAGATATTGCTCTCCTACTACAAAG AAATGAGGCTCTTCGGGTTGCTTTCATACATGAAGAGGAAAACATATCAAGGGATGGGAAGGCTACAACAAAAGAGTATTATTCCAAGCTTGTAAAGGCTGATGTTCATGGCAAAGATCAA GAAATATACTGCATTAAACTGCCTGGGAACCCCAAGCTTGGCGAAGGCAAACCTGAGAACCAAAACCATGCTATAATCTTCACTCGAGGAGATGCAGTTCAGACGATCGATATGAATCAG GATAACTACTTGGAGGAAGCAATGAAAATGAGAAATTTACTTGAAGAGTTTCGTAATGTTCATGGAAACCATGGCATACGGAAGCCCACCATCCTAGGTGTGAGGGAGCATGTTTTCACGGGGAG TGTCTCTTCGCTGGCGTCATTTATGTCGAAACAGGAGACTAGTTTTGTTACTTTGGGGCAGCGTGTTCTTGCTTACCTCAA AGTTCGAATGCACTATGGACATCCTGATGTTTTTGATCGGATATTTCACATAACCCGAGGTGGCATTAGCAAGGCGTCCCGTGTGATTAATATAAGTGAAGATATATATGCCG GGTTCAATTCAACTTTGCGCCAAGGGAACATCACACACCATGAATATATCCAG GTGGGGAAAGGGCGTGATGTTGGCTTGAACCAAATTGCACTATTTGAGGGGAAAGTTGCTGGAGGCAATGGCGAGCAAGTTCTCAGCCGAGATGTGTACCGTCTAGGGCAGTTATTTGACTTCTTCCGGATGCTAACCTTCTTTTTCACCACAGTTGGTTATTATGTCTGCACGATG ATGACTGTTCTAACTGTGTATATCTTCTTGTACGGAAGGGTATATCTG GCACTCTCTGGCCTTGACTACTCAATATCTCGCCAAGCTAGGTTTTTGGGGAACACTGCGCTAGATGCTGCTTTGAATGCTCAATTCTTGGTCCAGATTGGTATTTTTACAGCAGTACCGATGATAATGGGTTTCATTTTGGAGCTAGGGCTGATGAAG gctatttttagttttattacAATGCAGCTCCAGTTCTGTTCGGTGTTTTTCACCTTTTCGCTTGGAACAAGGACACATTACTTTGGTAGAACAATCCTTCATGGTGGTGCAAAG TATAAAGCTACTGGAAGAGGTTTTGTTGTTCGGCACATAAAATTTgctgaaaattataggctctaTTCTCGAAGTCACTTTGTCAAAGC GCTTGAGGTTGCTCTCCTCCTCATCGTTTACATTTCATATGGATACACGAAGGGCGGTTCATCTTCATTTATACTGATTACTATCAGTAGTTGGTTCCTCGTTATGTCCTGGCTTTTCGCGCCTTACATATTCAACCCTTCTGGTTTCGAGTGGCAAAA GACTGTTGAGGACTTCGATGACTGGACAAACTGGTTACTTTATAAAGGTGGAGTTGGTGTAAAGGGCGATAGCAGTTGGGAATCTTGGTGGGATGAGGAGCAG GAGCATATCCAGACATTCAGAGGACGTATTCTTGAGACAATCCTGAGCCTTAGATTTCTCATATTTCAGTATGGCATTGTGTACAAGCTTAAAATTACAGATCATAATACGTCCCTTGCA GTTTATGGCTTCTCATGGATTGTACTCGTTGTTATGGTTCTTCTTTTCAAG CTTTTCACTGCAACTCCGAACAAGTCGACAGCCTTGCCGACTTTTATTCGGTTTCTGCAGGGCGTCCTTGCTATTGGGATAATTGCAGGAATTGTTCTTCTTATCGTGCTCACATCATTCACTATTGCTGATTTATTTGCAAGTGCACTTGCTTTTATAGCAACTGGCTGGTGTATCCTATGT CTGGCCGTCACATGGAAAAAGGTAGTGAAAACCCTTCGGCTATGGGATTCAGTCCGTGAGATTGCAAGGATGTACGATGCAGGAATGGGCGCCATCATCTTTGTGCCCATCGTCTTCTTCTCATGGTTCCCCTTTGTGTCAACATTCCAGTCACGTTTCCTTTTCAATCAAGCGTTTAGTCGTGGCCTGGAGATCTCCCTCATCCTGGCAGGGAACAAGGCGAATCAGCAGACATGA